A window from Aeromonas rivipollensis encodes these proteins:
- the yrfG gene encoding GMP/IMP nucleotidase produces MPTPLPWHQIDTVLLDMDGTLIDLHFDSHLWQQLVPERYAARLGLPLADAKAQIEARYQAVSGTLDWYCVDYWSQTLELDIRALKQEILEKIQWRPNVIPFLAALRAAGKQLVLFTNAHPASLSVKDARLGLAGHLDLMVSTHELGWSKESQHCWQALAARLAFDPARTLFIDDSERILAASAEFGIAHQLGIRHPDSQMPPLTFQHFPALDDYADLLPLGA; encoded by the coding sequence ATGCCCACCCCACTGCCCTGGCACCAGATAGACACAGTTCTGCTCGACATGGATGGCACCCTGATCGACCTTCATTTTGACAGCCACCTCTGGCAGCAGCTGGTGCCCGAACGCTACGCCGCGCGCCTCGGCCTGCCGCTGGCCGACGCCAAGGCGCAGATCGAGGCCCGCTATCAGGCCGTCAGCGGCACCCTCGACTGGTACTGCGTCGATTACTGGAGCCAGACGCTCGAGCTCGACATCCGCGCCCTCAAGCAGGAGATCCTGGAGAAGATCCAGTGGCGGCCCAACGTCATCCCCTTCCTGGCCGCCCTGCGGGCTGCGGGCAAGCAGCTGGTGCTCTTTACCAACGCCCATCCCGCCAGCCTGTCGGTGAAGGATGCGCGCCTCGGCCTTGCCGGGCATCTGGATCTCATGGTGAGCACCCATGAGCTGGGCTGGTCGAAGGAGAGCCAGCACTGCTGGCAGGCGCTGGCCGCTCGGCTGGCATTCGATCCGGCCCGCACCCTGTTCATCGATGACAGCGAGCGGATCCTGGCCGCCTCGGCCGAATTTGGCATCGCCCACCAGCTCGGCATCCGCCACCCCGACAGCCAGATGCCGCCACTCACCTTCCAGCACTTCCCGGCGCTCGACGACTACGCGGACCTGCTGCCCCTCGGTGCATGA
- the nudE gene encoding ADP compounds hydrolase NudE, which produces MSDPHKCKPEHIRVEAMAHDKRKPEIIKAELVAESRLFKVESLHLKFSNGEERVYERMRGGNRGAVMVVPLFDAHTLLLVREYAAGTHSYELGFPKGLIDPGEDAFEAGNRELMEEAGFGARDLVPLKQVSLAPGYFSSRMDILLARDLYPEQRIGDEPEPLEVIPWPLNRIDELLARPDFTESRSISALLLASKWLAEQEG; this is translated from the coding sequence ATGAGTGACCCCCACAAGTGCAAACCCGAACATATCCGCGTCGAGGCCATGGCCCATGACAAGCGCAAGCCGGAGATCATCAAGGCCGAGCTGGTGGCCGAGAGTCGGCTGTTCAAGGTGGAATCCCTGCATCTGAAATTCAGCAACGGGGAGGAGCGGGTCTACGAGCGGATGCGCGGCGGCAACAGAGGCGCCGTCATGGTGGTGCCTCTGTTCGACGCCCACACCCTGCTGCTGGTGCGCGAATACGCGGCAGGCACTCACTCCTACGAGCTGGGCTTCCCCAAGGGGCTGATCGATCCCGGCGAAGACGCCTTCGAGGCGGGTAACCGGGAGCTGATGGAGGAGGCGGGCTTCGGGGCCCGTGACCTCGTTCCCCTCAAGCAGGTCTCCCTGGCCCCCGGCTATTTTTCCAGCCGGATGGACATACTGCTGGCGCGGGATCTCTACCCGGAGCAGCGGATCGGCGATGAGCCCGAGCCCCTCGAGGTGATCCCCTGGCCCCTCAATCGCATCGACGAATTGCTGGCGCGACCCGACTTCACAGAGTCGCGCAGCATCAGTGCCCTGCTGCTGGCCAGCAAATGGCTGGCGGAGCAGGAAGGCTAG
- the cysQ gene encoding 3'(2'),5'-bisphosphate nucleotidase CysQ, producing the protein MQELLAWIPGVKEIAREAGRILHEIYHGGQFERQLKEDATPVTSADLAADAYLKQALSALTPHVPVLTEEAADVPFSQRANWRQYWLVDPLDGTGEFIAGSGDFATLIALVQDNVPVLGVIYAPEADVLYWAVRGHGAFKEVNGEVHPISAMHHEHDQPDSLVVAISRRQKLENLTRRLNPAINYELIPLGSSSLKSCLVAEGAADCYVRLGPTGEWDTAAAQCIVEAAGGRILSLALQPLSYNETESLENPDFIVMGDPDLDWGKILTH; encoded by the coding sequence ATGCAGGAGTTGTTGGCCTGGATACCTGGGGTCAAGGAGATAGCCCGCGAAGCGGGGCGTATCCTTCACGAAATCTATCACGGCGGTCAGTTCGAGCGTCAGCTGAAGGAGGATGCGACCCCGGTCACCAGTGCCGATCTTGCTGCCGATGCCTACCTCAAGCAGGCGCTGTCGGCGCTCACCCCCCATGTGCCCGTGCTGACCGAAGAGGCGGCCGATGTGCCCTTCAGCCAGCGTGCCAACTGGCGGCAATACTGGCTGGTGGATCCCCTGGACGGCACCGGCGAGTTCATCGCCGGCAGCGGTGACTTCGCCACCCTGATCGCCCTGGTGCAGGACAATGTCCCCGTGCTCGGCGTCATCTATGCCCCCGAGGCCGACGTGCTCTACTGGGCGGTGCGCGGCCACGGCGCCTTCAAGGAGGTGAACGGCGAGGTGCATCCCATCAGCGCCATGCACCACGAGCACGATCAGCCCGACTCCCTGGTGGTGGCCATCAGCCGCCGCCAGAAACTGGAGAACCTGACCCGCCGCCTCAACCCGGCCATCAACTACGAGCTGATCCCGCTCGGCTCCAGCTCCCTCAAGTCCTGCTTGGTGGCGGAAGGGGCGGCAGACTGCTACGTGCGGCTCGGCCCCACCGGCGAGTGGGACACCGCCGCCGCCCAGTGCATCGTCGAGGCGGCGGGAGGGCGTATCCTCAGCCTGGCGTTGCAGCCGCTCAGCTACAACGAAACGGAGTCGCTGGAGAACCCTGACTTCATAGTGATGGGGGACCCGGATCTCGACTGGGGCAAGATCCTGACTCACTGA
- a CDS encoding aromatic amino acid transport family protein: MSSSAEVSRELSGSHSTTASTGWRRHDTHWVISLFGTAVGAGILFLPINLGLGGIWPLVIVAVLAGPMTFLAHRGLARFVLSSSRPHADFTEVAEEHFGKMAGRLISALYFLSIFPILLIYGVGLTNTVESFMINQLGMDAPNRVMLSGLLVFAMIAVMMAGEKAMLRAFAFMVYPLAAILAALSCYLIPQWHWPEATAFEGTSFLNTVWLALPVTVFAFSHAAAISGFANVQRREYGEQAEAKSGLILRNTTVMLVGFVLFFVFSCVLSLSPAQLAEAKAQNVSVLSYLANITDNPVIVTLGPLIAFIAISSSFLGHFLGARESLKSLIAKPTGLPLAKADKLGIALMFFAIWGAAVINPGILGLMETLSGPVIAMILFIMPVVAIYKVEALARFRQGWVNGFILLTGSLSVSALVFSLLK, translated from the coding sequence ATGAGTTCATCTGCAGAGGTCTCCCGGGAGTTATCCGGTTCCCACTCCACCACTGCCAGCACCGGCTGGCGTCGTCACGATACCCACTGGGTCATCAGCCTGTTTGGCACCGCCGTTGGCGCTGGCATCCTCTTCCTGCCCATCAACCTGGGTCTGGGGGGCATCTGGCCCCTCGTCATAGTCGCAGTGCTGGCCGGCCCCATGACCTTCCTGGCCCATCGCGGGCTGGCGCGCTTCGTGCTTTCTTCCTCCCGCCCCCACGCCGACTTCACCGAGGTAGCGGAGGAGCACTTCGGCAAGATGGCCGGTCGCCTCATCTCGGCGCTCTACTTCCTCTCCATCTTCCCTATCCTGCTCATCTACGGCGTCGGGCTGACCAATACGGTGGAGAGCTTCATGATCAACCAGCTCGGCATGGATGCCCCGAACCGGGTGATGCTCTCCGGCCTGCTGGTGTTCGCCATGATCGCCGTGATGATGGCGGGGGAGAAGGCGATGCTGCGGGCCTTTGCCTTCATGGTCTACCCCCTGGCGGCCATTCTGGCGGCGCTCTCCTGCTATTTGATCCCCCAGTGGCACTGGCCGGAGGCGACCGCCTTCGAGGGGACCAGCTTCCTCAACACCGTCTGGCTGGCGCTGCCGGTGACGGTGTTCGCCTTCAGCCACGCCGCTGCCATCTCCGGCTTTGCCAACGTGCAGCGCCGTGAATATGGCGAGCAGGCGGAGGCCAAGAGCGGCCTGATCCTGCGCAACACCACAGTGATGCTGGTGGGCTTCGTGCTCTTCTTCGTCTTCTCCTGCGTGCTGAGCCTCTCGCCAGCCCAGCTGGCCGAGGCCAAGGCCCAGAACGTCTCGGTGCTCTCCTATCTTGCCAACATCACCGACAACCCCGTGATAGTGACGCTGGGGCCGCTCATCGCCTTCATCGCCATCAGCTCCTCCTTCCTCGGCCACTTCCTCGGGGCCCGCGAGAGCCTCAAGAGCCTGATCGCCAAGCCCACCGGCCTGCCGCTGGCCAAGGCGGACAAGCTCGGCATCGCCCTGATGTTCTTCGCCATCTGGGGAGCGGCTGTGATCAACCCCGGCATCCTCGGCCTGATGGAGACCCTCTCCGGCCCCGTCATCGCCATGATCCTCTTCATCATGCCGGTGGTGGCCATCTACAAGGTGGAGGCGCTGGCCCGCTTCCGCCAGGGCTGGGTGAACGGCTTTATCCTGCTGACCGGCTCGCTCTCGGTCTCGGCCCTGGTCTTCAGCCTGCTGAAGTAA
- a CDS encoding tRNA-binding protein, protein MQTISWQQFEMVELRVGTLVRVEPFPEARKPAYKVWADFGPELGVRKSSAQITDLYQPEDLVGRQIVAVVNFPAKQIGPIQSEFLLTGFYRADGAVVMAIPEQAVENGAKLG, encoded by the coding sequence ATGCAGACCATAAGCTGGCAGCAGTTCGAGATGGTGGAGCTGAGAGTGGGCACCCTGGTGCGGGTCGAGCCCTTCCCCGAGGCGCGCAAACCCGCCTACAAGGTATGGGCGGATTTCGGCCCTGAGCTCGGGGTACGCAAGAGCAGCGCCCAGATCACGGATCTCTATCAGCCGGAGGATCTGGTGGGGCGTCAGATAGTGGCGGTGGTGAACTTCCCGGCCAAGCAGATAGGCCCCATACAGTCGGAGTTTCTGCTGACCGGCTTCTACCGGGCCGATGGCGCCGTGGTGATGGCCATCCCGGAGCAGGCGGTGGAGAACGGCGCCAAGCTGGGCTGA